In Reichenbachiella agarivorans, one genomic interval encodes:
- a CDS encoding iron-sulfur cluster assembly protein produces the protein MEQRDIKEEVVAAIKQVYDPEIPVDVYELGLIYEVSIHPVNSVYVLMTLTSPACPSAEAIPDEIKQKIQEIEGIGEVNVEVTFDPPYETDMMSEAAKLELGFM, from the coding sequence ATGGAACAAAGAGATATAAAAGAAGAAGTAGTTGCGGCGATCAAACAAGTGTATGATCCCGAAATCCCTGTTGATGTGTACGAGTTGGGGTTGATTTATGAAGTCAGCATCCATCCAGTCAATAGCGTGTATGTACTGATGACCTTGACTTCTCCAGCATGTCCATCTGCTGAGGCGATTCCTGATGAAATCAAGCAGAAAATTCAAGAAATTGAAGGGATTGGAGAAGTAAATGTGGAAGTGACATTTGACCCACCTTATGAGACAGATATGATGTCTGAGGCCGCCAAGTTGGAACTCGGATTTATGTAA
- the panB gene encoding 3-methyl-2-oxobutanoate hydroxymethyltransferase, with translation MSVHKSDIKRVTTHQLQEMKNRGEKISMLTAYDYSMARILDQAGIDVLLVGDSASNVMAGNETTLPITLDQMIYHAQGVVRAISRSFVVVDLPFGSYQGNSRLALESAIRIMKESGAHSVKLEGGAEIKESVLRVLSAGVPVMGHLGLTPQSIYKFGTYTVRAKEEEEANKLIEDAKILEECGCFAIVVEKIPSALAKRVAESVSIPIIGIGAGSDVDGQVLVVHDMLGITQEFQPRFLRQYANLSKIMLEATENYIRDVKAQDFPNKKESY, from the coding sequence ATGTCTGTACACAAATCTGATATCAAGCGCGTCACTACGCACCAACTGCAGGAAATGAAAAATCGTGGGGAAAAAATCTCCATGTTGACTGCCTATGATTACTCGATGGCACGCATACTGGATCAGGCAGGGATTGATGTGTTGTTGGTAGGGGACTCTGCATCCAATGTCATGGCTGGCAATGAAACAACCCTGCCGATTACTTTGGATCAGATGATCTATCATGCCCAAGGTGTGGTCAGAGCGATTAGTAGATCGTTTGTGGTGGTGGATTTGCCATTTGGTAGCTATCAGGGCAACTCTCGTTTGGCTTTGGAGTCTGCAATCAGAATCATGAAAGAATCTGGTGCACACAGTGTCAAGCTCGAAGGAGGCGCAGAAATCAAAGAAAGTGTACTGCGAGTATTGAGCGCAGGAGTGCCTGTCATGGGGCATTTGGGACTGACACCTCAGTCAATTTATAAATTTGGGACTTATACGGTCAGAGCCAAAGAAGAAGAAGAAGCCAATAAGCTGATAGAGGATGCCAAGATTCTTGAAGAATGCGGTTGTTTTGCAATAGTAGTAGAAAAAATACCTAGTGCCTTGGCCAAACGAGTGGCAGAAAGTGTGTCAATTCCTATCATCGGGATCGGGGCAGGTTCAGATGTAGATGGTCAGGTACTTGTGGTTCACGACATGTTGGGAATTACTCAGGAATTTCAACCAAGATTCCTCAGGCAATATGCCAACCTTAGCAAGATCATGCTCGAAGCTACAGAAAACTACATCAGAGATGTAAAGGCCCAGGATTTCCCAAATAAGAAGGAGAGTTATTGA
- a CDS encoding thioredoxin family protein, with the protein MARTESNMMPLGTVAPKFNLPDTVSGKNITLEDLKSEKGTLVMFICNHCPYVIHVQEELVKIAKEYHEKGVAFVAISSNDVNNYPEDAPELMTEHAQKYDFDFPYLYDESQAVAKAYQAACTPDFYLFNSQDKCVYRGRMDSSTPGNGQVVTGEDLRSALNSLIAGLPIDREQHPSMGCNIKWK; encoded by the coding sequence ATGGCAAGAACTGAATCCAATATGATGCCGCTCGGCACTGTCGCTCCAAAGTTCAATCTACCCGATACTGTTTCAGGAAAGAATATTACACTGGAAGACCTCAAATCAGAAAAGGGAACACTGGTGATGTTTATTTGTAACCATTGCCCTTATGTGATTCATGTACAGGAGGAACTGGTGAAGATAGCCAAGGAGTACCATGAAAAGGGTGTTGCATTTGTTGCCATTAGTTCCAACGATGTGAACAACTATCCAGAGGATGCTCCAGAATTGATGACTGAGCATGCTCAAAAGTATGATTTTGATTTCCCTTACCTATACGACGAATCACAAGCAGTAGCCAAAGCCTATCAAGCTGCTTGTACGCCTGATTTTTACCTTTTCAATAGTCAAGACAAATGTGTCTATCGCGGCAGGATGGATTCTTCTACACCTGGCAATGGACAAGTAGTAACAGGTGAAGATTTAAGGTCAGCACTCAATAGCCTCATTGCTGGCTTGCCTATCGATAGAGAGCAGCATCCAAGCATGGGATGCAACATCAAGTGGAAGTGA
- a CDS encoding DUF4105 domain-containing protein translates to MRLVKIAWVFVVLCFAFESVRAQGIMLSEEAEVSVLTMGPGQEQLYSAFGHSALRIHDDQNSIDIFYNYGVFDFDQPNFYLNFAKGKLLYKLGLNNYSRQIKYYMRINRTIVEQTLDLTQSEKQEVFDVLMENAKPENAEYYYNYCYDNCATKIRDVINTVLAGKVQYNYHYASDSMSYRDLMDKYLGQQPWGDVGIDYCLGSEIDRLADGPAYMYMPEYLKIALDGAHITNDSTIKPLVKQKRTLNIAADKPSAASPITPFHVFVVLFFVVGIFTHRGLKYSLNFRFIDVILYGTTGLLGFSLLFLWFGTDHLSQNNLNLIWSTPLNLIALALLFKKERPAWLRYYFNAYGIVLILLIITDGALPQQLNEAFIPLVLALIVRSFYLGYWLKRGVVY, encoded by the coding sequence ATGAGACTTGTTAAAATCGCTTGGGTATTCGTTGTCCTTTGTTTTGCATTTGAATCTGTCAGGGCTCAAGGCATCATGCTCTCAGAAGAAGCTGAGGTCAGTGTGCTCACGATGGGGCCTGGACAAGAGCAGTTGTATTCAGCGTTTGGACATAGTGCTTTGCGGATTCATGACGACCAAAACAGCATAGATATTTTCTACAACTATGGCGTATTTGATTTCGATCAGCCCAACTTCTACCTCAATTTTGCCAAAGGAAAACTCCTCTACAAACTAGGGCTCAACAACTATTCACGTCAAATCAAGTACTACATGCGGATCAACCGTACAATTGTCGAGCAGACTCTTGACCTCACTCAATCCGAAAAACAGGAAGTTTTCGATGTCCTGATGGAAAATGCCAAACCAGAAAATGCCGAGTACTATTACAACTACTGCTATGACAATTGTGCTACAAAAATCCGTGATGTGATCAATACAGTACTAGCCGGCAAAGTGCAGTACAATTACCACTATGCCAGTGACTCCATGAGCTACAGAGACCTGATGGACAAATATCTGGGTCAACAACCATGGGGAGATGTTGGTATTGACTACTGTTTGGGATCAGAAATTGACCGATTGGCAGATGGCCCTGCCTACATGTACATGCCAGAATACCTCAAAATAGCCCTGGACGGTGCCCATATAACAAATGACTCTACCATAAAACCATTGGTCAAACAAAAGAGAACGCTCAACATCGCTGCAGACAAACCCAGTGCAGCAAGTCCCATCACTCCTTTTCATGTGTTCGTGGTACTTTTCTTTGTAGTAGGCATTTTCACCCATCGAGGACTGAAATACAGCCTAAATTTCCGGTTCATTGATGTGATTTTGTATGGTACAACAGGTCTGCTCGGTTTTTCATTATTGTTTCTCTGGTTTGGGACAGACCATCTGTCACAAAACAATTTGAACCTGATCTGGTCCACACCACTCAACCTCATCGCTTTGGCTTTGCTTTTCAAGAAGGAAAGACCTGCCTGGTTGAGATACTACTTCAATGCATATGGAATCGTATTGATCCTATTGATCATCACCGACGGAGCTTTGCCTCAGCAATTGAATGAAGCATTCATTCCCTTGGTATTAGCACTGATTGTAAGAAGCTTTTACTTGGGGTATTGGTTGAAAAGGGGGGTAGTTTATTAG
- a CDS encoding DUF6702 family protein, translating into MTIYSFVLLINYMSGIMLHDFHVSVINLEHDSQSQSIEISQRIFIDDLEQALMQQDESKSYNIMTTKDFTELNPLIQSYVMKRFKITVNDKAMSLNYLGSKVDGDVLICFIEVPKIKKLKSITVENTVLFDLFPDQVNLVHVKTDEGNKSLKLSAKQVKQQLNYD; encoded by the coding sequence ATGACTATCTATTCATTTGTGTTGCTAATAAATTATATGAGCGGTATCATGCTCCATGATTTTCATGTCTCGGTGATCAATTTGGAGCATGACAGCCAATCTCAATCGATAGAAATCAGCCAGCGCATCTTCATCGATGACTTGGAGCAAGCACTCATGCAGCAAGATGAGAGCAAGTCTTACAACATCATGACCACCAAAGATTTTACGGAATTGAATCCTTTGATCCAAAGCTATGTAATGAAGCGATTCAAAATCACAGTCAATGACAAAGCCATGTCACTCAACTACCTCGGTTCCAAAGTGGATGGTGACGTACTCATTTGTTTCATCGAAGTTCCAAAAATCAAAAAACTTAAATCTATCACAGTAGAAAACACGGTTCTCTTTGACCTATTTCCTGACCAAGTCAACTTGGTACATGTCAAAACCGACGAAGGAAACAAAAGTCTAAAACTAAGTGCTAAGCAAGTCAAACAACAACTCAACTACGACTAA
- a CDS encoding radical SAM/SPASM domain-containing protein, with protein sequence MQAFFKTVRQLQDHINLLSKLDAKKLRNAYQVWKSYRQSRKTGVLVQPGLPLSVAFEPTTSCNLRCPECPSGLRSFTRPTGMLDQRLFEESIDQMKSHLIYLTFYFQGEPYLHTRFLDMVRYASDRKIYTATSTNAHYLDDKKAEATVRAGLDRLVISIDGTTQESYENYRVGGTLTKVLEGTRNMVKWKRELKSKTPHLIFQFLVVKPNEHQIDDAKRLAKEIGVNEIQFKTAQIYDYENGSDLIPENSKYARYRKNLLGKFELKNPLHNECWKMWQGCVVTWDGRVVPCCFDKDAKHQLGDLTQDSMKKIWTGHKYVNFRKSILQSRSNIDICQNCSEGLKISLTDG encoded by the coding sequence ATGCAGGCATTCTTCAAAACTGTGAGACAACTTCAAGATCATATCAATTTACTCTCCAAGCTGGATGCTAAAAAGCTACGAAATGCCTATCAAGTTTGGAAGAGTTATCGCCAGAGTCGTAAGACTGGTGTGCTGGTTCAGCCTGGGTTGCCTTTGAGTGTTGCATTCGAGCCTACCACTTCATGCAACCTGAGGTGTCCCGAATGCCCGAGTGGCTTGAGGTCATTTACCCGACCTACAGGGATGTTGGATCAGCGCTTGTTTGAGGAGTCTATTGATCAGATGAAGTCGCATTTGATTTATCTCACTTTTTATTTTCAGGGAGAGCCATACCTCCATACTAGATTCTTGGATATGGTGCGCTATGCCAGCGATAGGAAAATCTACACTGCGACCAGTACCAATGCTCACTACCTAGATGACAAGAAGGCCGAAGCGACTGTGCGCGCTGGTCTGGATAGATTGGTGATCTCGATAGATGGCACGACTCAGGAGAGTTATGAGAATTATCGTGTAGGAGGTACGTTGACCAAGGTATTAGAAGGTACTCGAAACATGGTCAAATGGAAGAGAGAGCTGAAAAGCAAGACGCCACATTTGATCTTTCAGTTCCTCGTCGTGAAACCCAACGAACATCAGATTGACGATGCAAAAAGGCTCGCCAAAGAAATAGGAGTCAATGAGATCCAGTTCAAAACCGCCCAAATTTACGACTATGAAAACGGTTCGGATCTTATTCCTGAGAATTCTAAATATGCTCGGTATCGCAAAAACTTGCTAGGAAAGTTTGAACTAAAAAACCCTCTCCACAACGAATGCTGGAAGATGTGGCAGGGATGTGTTGTGACTTGGGATGGCAGAGTGGTGCCCTGTTGTTTTGACAAAGATGCCAAGCATCAATTGGGAGATTTGACACAGGACAGCATGAAAAAAATATGGACGGGACATAAATATGTGAATTTTAGAAAAAGCATTTTGCAGTCTCGATCTAATATTGATATTTGTCAAAACTGTAGTGAGGGATTAAAAATTTCGTTAACGGATGGCTAA
- a CDS encoding BrxA/BrxB family bacilliredoxin, with translation MYPEELVAPMRADLSSAGFEELKTAEAVTKHLTDHEGTTLLVVNSVCGCAAGAARPGVKMAVAKGAKKPDHLTTVFAGVDAEAVQKAREFTLPYPPSSPSIALFKDGELVHFVERHHIEGRSAEMIADHLVSVFDEYC, from the coding sequence ATGTACCCAGAAGAACTAGTAGCCCCCATGAGAGCTGATTTGTCCTCAGCAGGCTTTGAAGAATTAAAAACAGCTGAAGCTGTGACCAAACATTTGACCGATCACGAAGGAACTACGCTTTTGGTAGTGAACTCGGTATGTGGATGTGCGGCAGGAGCAGCCAGACCAGGTGTGAAAATGGCCGTGGCTAAAGGTGCCAAAAAACCCGATCACTTGACTACAGTATTTGCAGGTGTTGATGCCGAGGCAGTACAAAAAGCAAGAGAGTTTACTTTGCCATATCCTCCATCTTCACCTTCTATTGCCCTGTTCAAAGACGGTGAGTTGGTTCACTTTGTAGAAAGACACCATATCGAAGGACGAAGCGCAGAGATGATTGCTGACCACTTGGTAAGTGTGTTTGACGAGTATTGTTAA
- a CDS encoding 2'-5' RNA ligase family protein: MAKKNLYFLAIVPDQPLKDQVHELKLETAQRYGSKAALKSPPHITLHMPFQWRDDREEQLIEVLQSFRFDNYPIDIRLKGFGFFPPRVIFISVEENEALKELQKHLCDHIRRELNVFNATYKDMGFHPHMTIAFRDLKKSVFPEAQRDFAQREFADTMKIDGFTLLKNTEKHWEEWMKF, from the coding sequence ATGGCTAAAAAGAACCTGTATTTTCTGGCGATTGTCCCAGACCAGCCACTGAAAGACCAAGTGCATGAGCTCAAGCTGGAGACTGCACAGCGCTATGGTTCAAAGGCCGCCTTGAAGTCTCCTCCACACATTACCTTGCACATGCCTTTTCAGTGGAGAGATGACAGAGAGGAACAACTCATCGAGGTTTTACAATCTTTTCGTTTCGATAATTACCCGATTGATATCCGGTTGAAAGGTTTTGGATTTTTTCCGCCTAGGGTAATATTCATCTCTGTGGAGGAAAATGAAGCATTGAAGGAGTTGCAAAAACACCTCTGCGACCATATCCGTCGAGAACTCAATGTTTTCAACGCAACCTACAAAGACATGGGTTTTCATCCTCACATGACGATTGCTTTTAGGGATTTGAAAAAGTCCGTTTTCCCTGAGGCGCAGCGGGATTTTGCTCAGCGAGAATTTGCAGACACGATGAAAATTGATGGTTTCACGTTGCTAAAAAACACGGAGAAGCATTGGGAAGAGTGGATGAAATTTTAG